From Paenibacillus sp. PvR098:
GACCATTCCTGACTTTTTCAGGCTTAGGCCGTTGTTAAAAGAGACAGGCTCCAGGTTCAGAATCAAGGAAAGACACGGCGTTCCCTTTTGGCTGGACAAGCTGGAGAAGCGTAAATTTTTTGTTATTGGGATGCTCGGCTTTTTCATCGGAATTTATTTGCTCTCCTCGGTTGTATGGCAGGTGCGGGTAGAGGGCAATAATGCGATTGAAACCGAACGCATTTTACAAGCCGCGCAGCAGGAGGGAATTTATAGGCTGCAGTGGAAATTCAGGCTGAAGGAACCTGAGACGCTGTCCAGATCGCTTCTCAGCCATCTGCCGGGTACGGCCTGGGTTGGTGTGGAGGTCCAAGGCACTCATGTACTCATTAAAATCGTCGAAGCTACGATTCCGGAGAAGCCGCCGCTGCTCAGCCCGCGTCATCTGGTAGCGTCCAAAAACGCGTTGGTGACGGATGTTTTTGCGGTGAGGGGCAAGCCTGCCGTGAAGACCAATAGCTATGTTCGCAAAGGAGATATACTCATCTCGGGCATCCTGGGGGATGAGACAAATCAGCAAACGGTTGTTGCCGAAGGCAAGGTGAAGGGGCTGGTTTGGTACAAGCCTACGGTAGAAGTGCCGCTGTTTTGGCAATACAAGGTCTACACGGGTGAGACGAAAACCCGATCTTTTCTCGTTTTAGGCAGCCGCGGCGTGCAAATGAGCGGTTACGGGAAAGTCCCGTTTGGACAGTATGAAACGCTTCCTGAACAAAAGTCGCTGGCTTGGCGAAATTATACGCTGCCGATCGGATGGCTTCGCGAGAAGATCATGGAAGTGAGCATGGAAGAGCAGCAGGTTGACCCAAGGGAAGCGTCGGCTATCGGACTTGAGCAGGCTAGGGGGCAAATTTTGTCCGCTGCAGGCAAAGAATCTCGAATTGTATCCGAAAAAATTTTGCATGAAAAGACAGAGAGTGGTAAAGTTTATATGGAAATACTTTTTGAGGTGGAAGAATCGATCGGGGTCGAACAACCGATCGTCCCATAATCTATAGATAAAGACGTTTTCGGAATTCTATTCACCGAAAACCCGGAGGAGAGATTAAACCTGTTGACAGATCAAGCAACCGTGAAAGTGGCGCTTAAAAATACGGCCGAAGGACTGGCCCTGTTCGGGCCGCAGGATAAGTTTTTACGCCTGATCGAAAAGGATATGCCGGCTCAGATCTTCACGCGTGAAGAAGAGATCGTGATTCAAGGTCCGGCTTCGGAGATCGCTCGCTTGGAGCATCTGTTTACCGTGCTCCTTACGCTTATCCGCAACCAGTACACGCTGACTGAGCGCGATGTGAATTACGCATTGGATCTCGCCAAAGAGATGAAGGCAGACCAACTGCTTGATTTGTTCAAAGGCGAAATCGCTGTCACGTTTAAAGGCAAACCGATCCGCGTTAAGACGATCGGCCAGAAGCAGTATGTAGATGAAATCAAGAAGAAGGACATTGTTTTTGGTATCGGACCGGCCGGAACAGGGAAAACGTATATTGCCGTCGTCCTCGCCGTCGCGGCACTGAAGGAGGGTAAAGTCAAGCGGATCGTACTTACCCGGCCTGCTGTGGAAGCGGGAGAGAGCCTTGGCTTTTTGCCGGGAGATCTCCAAGAAAAAGTTGACCCTTATTTAAGGCCATTGTATGATGCTCTTAACGATGTCCTAGGTCCTGAACAGGTAGCCAAATCACTGGAGCGCGGCTTGATCGAGATCGCCCCGCTGGCATACATGCGCGGAAGAACGCTCGACGATTCGTTTATCATATTAGACGAAGCTCAAAATACGACGCCGGAGCAGATGAAAATGTTTTTGACCCGTTTGGGCTTCGGCTCGAAGATGGTGATTACCGGTGACGTTACCCAGATTGATTTGCCGCGCGGGAAATCCTCCGGGCTAGTGGAAGCACATCGTATTCTGCGCTCGATCGATGAACTCGGCTTTATCGTTTTTGATGAACAGGACGTTGTGAGACACTCGTTGGTGCAAAAAATCATTATAGCCTACAATGAGGACAAAGAAGGCTGAGAAAGGGCTGACCTTTCGTCATGAAAAATCTCGTTTCCATTCCAGGGAAATTTCAATATCGGCTGACCGGTTGGAGACACAGCTCCGTTGTGCGCTTTCTTCTGTTTGCATTGCTTGCGCTTGTGTTTTACATTACGATGTTTCATCAGGTCGTGCCGCAAACCTATGACATTACATTAAATTCCACTGCGGAGAAAGATATTCTCTCAACGAGAGCAATCAAGAATAATGTAGCCACCGATCAAGCCAAGGAAGAAGCGGCCCAGCGCGTGCAGCTGGTCTACAAAATCGTGCCGCTCCGAAACGAGCTGGCTATAGAAGCGATTTTCGAGAAACTTCAGCAGATCAATAGCGATACAGACGTGTCGCAGACGGATAAGGTCAGCATTTATAAGACCGTCATCCCAACCTTGATTCAAGACCATCTCGACCGCCAATTAATGACGTATATGAACAGCGGACAATACAGCGACCAGCTGATGACGGAGATGAACAAAAGCTTTAGCGATCAGCGTTATCGGATTCCGGAGGAGTCGTTTTATAAAATTCCGAGATTGTCCACAGAGGACCTGAGCGTGATGGAGCCTGTGGCTAAAGAGATTGTAAGCAAGCTGATGAACGATCAGATATTCGACGCGCAGGCGGCCCGCGTGAAGGTGCCTGAGCTGGTGAACGCTTCAACATTAACGAAAAGCGTGACTCGCGAGCTAGTTCAGGAGCTTGTACGGGCCGCACTGACGCCCAATAAGTTCTACGATCAAAAGGGAACCGAAGAGGCCAAAACTCACGCGCGGGACAATGTGAAGGAAATATATATTAACAAAAATGACGTTTTGGTTTCCAAGGGTGACGAAATCACGGAGGAAGTGTACAACCGTTTAGCTGAGCTTGAACTGCTGAAGGATGACACCAGCTCTTGGCCGAATATGGGACTTTTGTTATTCGTTATTTTATGCTGTCTCGTTCTGTTCATGTTTGTCCGTCAAAGCACGCTGCCTGTAAATCATAATAACGTTCAACTGCTGATGCTGATCTTGATTATGATTCTTACGGTTGGGTTAATGAAGGTGTTCTCCATGGCCCAAAGCCTGAACTTTCCTTTCATCGGTTATTTGGCGCCGACAGCGATGGGGGCAATATTGATCACTATTTTACTTAACGCTCAGCTTGCATTTATCGCTTCGGTCGTATTCAGCGTTATCGCCAGCGTTGTCTTCAATGCGGATCATCTGTTTCCGTTCGATTTCAAATATGGCATGCTCACGCTGACCAGCTCATTTGCGGCGATATTCTCCATCCAAAGGGCAAGCCGACGCTCCTCGATCCTGAGAGCGGGGCTGATGGTTTCATTATTCGGTCTTATCCTTGTTGCGTCACTCTTGATGCTGGATGATGATATAACGCAAAGAGACGCGTTGTTTGCCACTTCCTTTGCTGTCGGAGGAGGGATGTTAACCGCAGTGCTCGTTATCGGCTTACTTCCGTTTTTTGAGGTCTCATTTGGTATTCTGTCGCCTCTCAAGCTGGTGGAGCTGTCGAACCCGAATCACCCGCTGTTGAGAAAGCTGCTCACAGAAACTCCGGGTACCTATCACCACAGCGTCATGGTAGGCAACCTGTCTGAAGCTGCGGCGGAGGCCATCGGAGCGGATGGTTTGCTCTGCCGGGTGGGTGCGTATTATCACGATATAGGTAAGACCAAGCGTCCGAGTTATTTTATCGAAAACCAGACGAATATTGAGAATCCACACGACAAAATCGATCCGGCTCTCAGCAAATCGATTATCGTGGCGCATGCCCGGGACGGTGTCGAGATGCTGAAGGAATATAACATTCCGAAGCCGATCCGTGATATTGCAGAGCAGCACCACGGCACGACGCTGCTGCAGTATTTTTATCATAAAGCCAAGAAGCAGGCGGAAGAGAAGGGCGAAAAGCCGCCGGAGGAAATCGAGTACCGATATCCAGGTCCGAATGCTCAGACAAAGGAAACAGCGATCGTCGGCATAGCGGACTGCGTGGAAGCTGCTGTCCGGTCCTTGCGCAATCCGACCGTGGAGCAGATTGATACCATGGTGCGTAAAATTATTAAAAGCCGGCTGGATGATGGTCAATACAACGAATGTGATTTGACGATCAAAGAGTTGGATCAAATTGCCAAGACGCTTAACGAAGCTCTGCTGGGTATCTTTCATTCCAGAATTGAATACCCGACCGAGATGCCGTCACAGAAAGCTGATTCGGGAAACAAGAACAAGACAAAATGAGGTGAAGCCATGAGCCTTATGCTTTCATGGAACAATGAACAAGAGATTTATGAGATAACGCCAGCCCTAATCGAAAAGCTAGAAGAGCTTCTTCGTTTGGCAGGCGCCCTGGAGCAAGTGACGGACGGGGAAGTGGCGCTGACGTTTACGGACGACGCTGTCATACAGGAGCTCAATAAACAATACCGAGGTCTCGATAAACCGACGGATGTTCTGTCATTCGCCATGCAGGAAATGGGTGACGATGAAATTGAGATTATCTACGGGGATGAGGATGACGGTATAGGGGATGGCGATACGGATGAAGAGGACGAGGAATTTGATGAGCCGCTCGGCGATATTATCATTTCGGTGCCTCGAGCTATCGCCCAAGCTGAAGATTATGGGCATTCGATTGACCGGGAGCTAGGCTTTCTATTCGTGCACGGCTTTCTTCATTTGATTGGATATGACCATCAAGACGAGGACGAAGAGCAGGTCATGTTCGCCAAGCAGGAGCAAATATTACAGCAGGCGGGTTTAACGCGGTGAAGCAGCCGGTTAAATGGCAGCGAAGCTTTCGTTATGCTTACGAGGGTGTGAAATATGCTCTGGCTACCCAACGAAATATGAAATTTCATTTTTTCGCGGGGGTCGCTGCGCTTGTGCTGGCTTTGTTCTTTGAACTATCCAAAACAGATATCTTGTTCATCTTATTGGCTGTGACGCTCATGTTTATGACGGAGCTCATCAACACGGCCGTGGAAAAAACGGTCGACTTGGCCATGCCGGAGCTTCATCCGCTAGCCAAAATTGCCAAAGATGTAGCTGCAGCCTCCGTGTTGGTGACTGCAGCTTTTGCCGCTATTACGGGCATGATTGTGTTCTACGAGCCGATGGACCGGTTAGTACGGACGGCGCAGGCGGGGAAAGGTCATGTTTTGACTGCGGCTAGCGTCTGGATTCTGCTCTCCTTGGTTGCCATCATAGCCATTATGGCGCAGACCCGCTTTTCCGACAAAGGGGTATGGATCAAGCCAAGCCTTCTGACATCGGTTGCCTCTGCCATAGCCAGCCTGATTGCGGTCAGAGCCCAGGATACGCTCGTAGTGCTGCTTGGATTTTTGCTTGCGGGCGTCCTTATGCTGGCCCTGTACGATAAACGGAAGCGGAGCCTCGGCTCGCTGCTGCTGGGCGCATTGCTCGGAAGCATGATTACGGTATTGGCTTATTACTTTATTTCTCTATGAATCCCAAGCTTGCTGGGAAAGGAGCGCGTCTCATGGATAAAACCGAACTGATCGCTCAAGCTAAAGAAGCGCGTGAGAAAGCTTATACCCCTTACTCGCAGTTTAAAGTTGGCAGTGCGCTGCTGGATGCCCAAGGGCGTGTGCATCTCGGGTGCAATGTGGAGAACGCAGCTTACGGACCGACGAACTGCGCCGAACGGACGGCTTTGTTTCGCGCCATAGCAGACGGGGAGCTGCCCGGTTCGTTTCGTGCGATGGCTGTTGTTGGCGATACCGAACAGCCAATCGCTCCATGCGGCATATGCCGACAAGTGCTGGTAGAGCTCTGTCGTCCCGATATGCCCGTGTACCTTACTAATATGCGCGGAGACGTCAGCGAGACGACAGTCGGAGCACTGCTGCCCGGCGCATTCACATCAAATGATTTGGACGGAGGAACCATTGACTAATGTCTTATTCTGATAAAGAAAAACAAACGGACTTTAAATCGGGCTTTGTCGCCATCATCGGCAGGCCCAACGTGGGCAAGTCCACGCTCATGAACCAGGTGATCGGACAAAAAATCGCGATCATGTCCGATAAGCCGCAGACGACCCGAAATAAAATTCACGGTGTGTATACGACAGAGGAAGCACAAATCGTCTTTTTGGATACACCAGGCATTCACAAATCCCAGTCTAAGCTGGGGGACTACATGATGAGAGCAGCGGAAAGCGCCCTTAGCGAAGTAGATGCTATTCTTTTTTTGATTGATGTAGTGGAAGGCCTTGGCGGAGGGGACCGTTACATTATCGAGCAGTTAAAAAAAGTGAAAACCCCTGTGCTGCTGGTGATGAACAAAATCGACCAAGTTCACCCCGAAGCGCTGCTGCCTGTCATCACCACGTACAAGGATCTGTATCCTTTTGCTGAGATCGTGCCCATCTCCGCGATGCAAGGGAATAACGTGAATACGCTGCTGGATCAGGTGATCAAGTACTTGCCTAAAGGACCTCAATATTATCCGGCCGATCAGATTACGGACCATCCGGAGCAGTTTGTATGCGCAGAGCTCATCCGGGAAAAAATATTACATTTGACGCGGGAGGAAATTCCTCACTCCATCGCCGTTTCTATTGAGGATATGCGCGTGGAAGAGAACGGCGTCGTGCATATCTCCGCAGTAATTTATGTCGAGCGGGATTCGCAAAAGGGAATTATTATCGGTAAGAAAGGTGCGCTGCTCAAAGAGGTAGGCCAGAAAGCCCGTGCAGACATCGAGGCTCTTCTCGGCTCCAAAACATTCCTGGAGCTGTGGGTTAAGGTAAAGAAGGATTGGCGTAACCAGGATCGCGTCCTGCGAGATCTTGGATTCCGTCACGAATAGCGGCTTCGCCGGTTTCAAAGGAATCCCAATGTGTTTAATGTAATGCAGACATACCATTTTTTGTTCAGCATACTTCTGTTCAAACCAAACCATCCTAAACCTAAGCAACTTGTAGACGCGTTACCAAGGGGAGGATGTACCATGAGAGATTTTTCGTGGAAGTATTTTTCGATCACTGGACATGTGGATGCCTACTTGCTTTATAAAGAATCTCAGGTTCAGCCCAGGGAGGAGCCTGAGCTCTTGGAAGAGGACGCTGCGGCTGAAGCTGTAGAGTAAATGCAATCAAGCAGTTCGATGGATTTCAGTTGCTGGTTTGGCTACATGGGGAGAGGCTGACGGTGCAGTACAGAGTGCAGGGAATTGTGATCCGCAGCATGGATTATGGAGAGGGCAACAAAATTATTACCTTGTTTACCCGTGAACAGGGTAAGATGAGCGTCGTTGCGCGCGGCGCAAAAAAGGTGAAGAGCCGATTTGGTTCCTCCGCCCAGCTATTTACTTATGGCGATTACTTGTTTTTTAAATCGAGCCAGCTGGGCACCTTAAATCATGCGGAAATTATTGAAGCCTTTCATAAAATAAGAGAAGATTTGCATAAGGCTGCCCACGCCTCCTACCTTGCAGAGTTAACGGACAGGATGATGGGCGATCAGGAGGGGCAGCCTTATTTGTTCGATCAGCTGAAGGCCAGCCTGCAAGCTATCCAGGAGGAAAAGGACTTGCAGATT
This genomic window contains:
- the yqfD gene encoding sporulation protein YqfD encodes the protein MKSSFIHRLRGFVLIEVKGRQLEELINRMTVMRMSVWDIRYSAEHQALMFVTIPDFFRLRPLLKETGSRFRIKERHGVPFWLDKLEKRKFFVIGMLGFFIGIYLLSSVVWQVRVEGNNAIETERILQAAQQEGIYRLQWKFRLKEPETLSRSLLSHLPGTAWVGVEVQGTHVLIKIVEATIPEKPPLLSPRHLVASKNALVTDVFAVRGKPAVKTNSYVRKGDILISGILGDETNQQTVVAEGKVKGLVWYKPTVEVPLFWQYKVYTGETKTRSFLVLGSRGVQMSGYGKVPFGQYETLPEQKSLAWRNYTLPIGWLREKIMEVSMEEQQVDPREASAIGLEQARGQILSAAGKESRIVSEKILHEKTESGKVYMEILFEVEESIGVEQPIVP
- a CDS encoding PhoH family protein gives rise to the protein MLTDQATVKVALKNTAEGLALFGPQDKFLRLIEKDMPAQIFTREEEIVIQGPASEIARLEHLFTVLLTLIRNQYTLTERDVNYALDLAKEMKADQLLDLFKGEIAVTFKGKPIRVKTIGQKQYVDEIKKKDIVFGIGPAGTGKTYIAVVLAVAALKEGKVKRIVLTRPAVEAGESLGFLPGDLQEKVDPYLRPLYDALNDVLGPEQVAKSLERGLIEIAPLAYMRGRTLDDSFIILDEAQNTTPEQMKMFLTRLGFGSKMVITGDVTQIDLPRGKSSGLVEAHRILRSIDELGFIVFDEQDVVRHSLVQKIIIAYNEDKEG
- a CDS encoding HDIG domain-containing metalloprotein: MKNLVSIPGKFQYRLTGWRHSSVVRFLLFALLALVFYITMFHQVVPQTYDITLNSTAEKDILSTRAIKNNVATDQAKEEAAQRVQLVYKIVPLRNELAIEAIFEKLQQINSDTDVSQTDKVSIYKTVIPTLIQDHLDRQLMTYMNSGQYSDQLMTEMNKSFSDQRYRIPEESFYKIPRLSTEDLSVMEPVAKEIVSKLMNDQIFDAQAARVKVPELVNASTLTKSVTRELVQELVRAALTPNKFYDQKGTEEAKTHARDNVKEIYINKNDVLVSKGDEITEEVYNRLAELELLKDDTSSWPNMGLLLFVILCCLVLFMFVRQSTLPVNHNNVQLLMLILIMILTVGLMKVFSMAQSLNFPFIGYLAPTAMGAILITILLNAQLAFIASVVFSVIASVVFNADHLFPFDFKYGMLTLTSSFAAIFSIQRASRRSSILRAGLMVSLFGLILVASLLMLDDDITQRDALFATSFAVGGGMLTAVLVIGLLPFFEVSFGILSPLKLVELSNPNHPLLRKLLTETPGTYHHSVMVGNLSEAAAEAIGADGLLCRVGAYYHDIGKTKRPSYFIENQTNIENPHDKIDPALSKSIIVAHARDGVEMLKEYNIPKPIRDIAEQHHGTTLLQYFYHKAKKQAEEKGEKPPEEIEYRYPGPNAQTKETAIVGIADCVEAAVRSLRNPTVEQIDTMVRKIIKSRLDDGQYNECDLTIKELDQIAKTLNEALLGIFHSRIEYPTEMPSQKADSGNKNKTK
- the ybeY gene encoding rRNA maturation RNase YbeY, translated to MSLMLSWNNEQEIYEITPALIEKLEELLRLAGALEQVTDGEVALTFTDDAVIQELNKQYRGLDKPTDVLSFAMQEMGDDEIEIIYGDEDDGIGDGDTDEEDEEFDEPLGDIIISVPRAIAQAEDYGHSIDRELGFLFVHGFLHLIGYDHQDEDEEQVMFAKQEQILQQAGLTR
- a CDS encoding diacylglycerol kinase family protein, with amino-acid sequence MKQPVKWQRSFRYAYEGVKYALATQRNMKFHFFAGVAALVLALFFELSKTDILFILLAVTLMFMTELINTAVEKTVDLAMPELHPLAKIAKDVAAASVLVTAAFAAITGMIVFYEPMDRLVRTAQAGKGHVLTAASVWILLSLVAIIAIMAQTRFSDKGVWIKPSLLTSVASAIASLIAVRAQDTLVVLLGFLLAGVLMLALYDKRKRSLGSLLLGALLGSMITVLAYYFISL
- a CDS encoding cytidine deaminase — translated: MDKTELIAQAKEAREKAYTPYSQFKVGSALLDAQGRVHLGCNVENAAYGPTNCAERTALFRAIADGELPGSFRAMAVVGDTEQPIAPCGICRQVLVELCRPDMPVYLTNMRGDVSETTVGALLPGAFTSNDLDGGTID
- the era gene encoding GTPase Era — translated: MSYSDKEKQTDFKSGFVAIIGRPNVGKSTLMNQVIGQKIAIMSDKPQTTRNKIHGVYTTEEAQIVFLDTPGIHKSQSKLGDYMMRAAESALSEVDAILFLIDVVEGLGGGDRYIIEQLKKVKTPVLLVMNKIDQVHPEALLPVITTYKDLYPFAEIVPISAMQGNNVNTLLDQVIKYLPKGPQYYPADQITDHPEQFVCAELIREKILHLTREEIPHSIAVSIEDMRVEENGVVHISAVIYVERDSQKGIIIGKKGALLKEVGQKARADIEALLGSKTFLELWVKVKKDWRNQDRVLRDLGFRHE
- a CDS encoding YqzL family protein, with protein sequence MRDFSWKYFSITGHVDAYLLYKESQVQPREEPELLEEDAAAEAVE
- the recO gene encoding DNA repair protein RecO, which encodes MQYRVQGIVIRSMDYGEGNKIITLFTREQGKMSVVARGAKKVKSRFGSSAQLFTYGDYLFFKSSQLGTLNHAEIIEAFHKIREDLHKAAHASYLAELTDRMMGDQEGQPYLFDQLKASLQAIQEEKDLQIIGHLYEMKMLMHAGYTPELENCVVCRENSSPAVAISVGMGGVLCERCLLRDPAAVRLTPGAYKLLRLFVQMDARRLGQIDVKPQTKQLLKQIMRSYFDTHAGVKLKSRDFLDQMDKYGV